Sequence from the Phaeodactylum tricornutum CCAP 1055/1 chromosome 4, whole genome shotgun sequence genome:
CGTGTACGATGTACCACGACGAGGGATTTCCCGGGCTCCCCTCCGAGAATCGTCCGAACCTTTGgacaaggaagaaatgcaaaAGGTGTGGGATTCGTTGCTAAAGCCGAAAACGACACGAGTTGGCGCCCACAATTATTTCGTCATTCAAACTGGGGAAAAGCTTTGATTGTATGCGGATTAGCAGAAAAGCACTGCGTACAGGTGAAGGCAGTTAGTAAATGTACCATTAGGCACAATTCCGTTTAATGCATAAAAGATTATTTGGATTAAAATGAGCAATGTTTGTCTACAACGCGACCAAAGAGCCGGACCCAACGGAAGACGGCAGGCAAGCCCATAAATCGGAGTCCCACGTCCGTATCCCTGCGGAGTTGCCTTGGAATGTTTTGGGAATAGAATCTAGTCATTTTGCAAAGGATCCAGCTGCTAGCTTGGAGAGCAAACATGCGAGAATTTTTGTGGAGCACACTCCTGTTTTGGTAGCGCGTCTTCTTTCGACTGTTGCCGAACGCAAAAAATGTTGGCAAGCCAAGCATCCTCCCACACTAGGCCCATTCATTACTCCATTGCCGCTTTGTTGATACACAATGACTAGAACAAGAGTATACTGACGGGTATGGGCCGAACACTCACACTTCACAGGATGTTTCGGGACAATCGGGATCGGGCGACGGTGCCGTGGCGGCCAGCCCAATGGCGGCCACAAAGAGCACGGCACCGAGTCCACCATACACTCCCAGGGTTTCTCCCAAACACAGGTAGGCCAGTATACCGGCCCAGATGGGTTGCGACGCGTACACGATTTGGGCCCGTGCTGGTCCCACGGCTTGTTGCGCACCGACTTGGAGGTACGGTACGACGCCGTTCACGATCACACCGCTCCAGATAGTCACGGCTGCAACAAGGGTCAAGTCGTGTGTCGAGGCTGTTTCAAAAAAGAGCCGACAACTATCCCATCCGCCGTTGCCGGATGTGGCGAGCAACAAAGTGACACTGAGGGTTGCCTGGGTTGCAACCTTGTTGGTAATGAGCGGCAGTGGTGCTACCTGCTTGCCCCATGCAAAGAGGCGCAAGTCATAGATGGCGTAAAAAACGGCGGCCACAATGCAGAGGACGTCTCCAAGCCAAGCCGTCTGTATGTTAGCCACAGTCTGCGCCGTGTCGACGCCAGCAGCATCCTGTGTCAATAGGGCGACGCCCGCCATGGCCAAAGCAATGGCGGTCCAAATACGGGTGGGAATGGATACCCCCGTGGCACCTTGGGCGGCGGGTACCAAGAGTGTAGTGAGTTGTATCAAGAAAGCCCCATGGTCGGCTGTGGTAAGGGCCAGGCCGGAGAGATTGGCCGTCGTGCCGAGAAACTTCCAAAAGCCCAACTCGAGTCCCGCTCGGTGGGTACGATCGAGACCCCAGCAAACCGGTCCTTCCGTTGCAGTAGCGGTAGCTATCATTCTTGTCGTTGATACGGGTACGGCAGTGTCCGTGTCGGCATTGACGCGTTGGGGATCGGGAACGACCCGATCGAGAATGGGGCCCCCAAGGGCGACACCGGCCAAGGCAACGACACTGACGGCTGCGTTGATAAAGAATACGGGTGGCGGAATGGCAGCTTGCGTGACTTGAGAAAAGGCGGCGTGAATGGCGGGACTATTGGACGCGAAGAGGACCGTAATGAGTCCGACCGTGAGCATGCCACGTTGATAGTCCGCAGTGGTTGTGGTGATGGTAGACGCCACGGAAGGCTTCGGTAGGCTGGCTGAATCGTAAGTCGCGGTTTGGGACGAAGCGACTAAGGCGTTGGTGCGATAACTACCACGGACGCTTGCTTTGTTCGGTTTTGAAATGGTGGCAAAGGTAGGCTTCGGGGTAGACGCTGCCGATGAGGTAGACGTTGAAGTTGAGGCGACCCTTCGTTGTAAATAGCACCAGTCGTTGCGTACGGGCGTCTTTCCGGTTACAAAGCGATTCGCAATGATGGACGGCGACAAAAAGGCTTGCCCTGGTAGGAAACACTGGAGCAGCAACGAAACTACCAGAACGAGGACTCGGACCGGACAGTCGGTAGATGCAGTCTCGGGAGAGCCCGGCTATGTTGGGAAACGCGCATGCTCAAGAGTTTGTCTGTCCTGGTCTGTGTGTATATACTATACGTAGATACGTGTGTGTGAGTGGGATCGGCACAGGCACGATACTGTAACTGTCAGTTGTGCAAGTACCGTTCCGCTGGTGCGGCATGGAACCAAAAAAATGGAGACAGAGGTCGGGGTTTCTCGATCTCGTTACAGTTACCTACCATCTGGCTTAACTGTCGGCATCGGCAGGTTTTCCTCTTTCCTGCCGGCACACCTGGGTGTGTCGACTACCTATTTATCTAGTCCCGGTCCGCTATTGGCTACGTAGTCTCCGCCGGGAAAACCCGGAATCTTCAGCATGGACTGACGTGACCCTATTCCGGAAGAAACGGGGGTGCTGGTCCGTTGTTTTCATTGGAAAAGTTCGTATCCAAGGTGTCACGGAGTGTCACAAGGTCCGATCGCGTGGAACACGAGTCCATACGGCAAGGACATCGGAAAGAAGTGCACACACCTCGCTTTGGTAACGGGATTCTCGAATCCCCCACGGCGCGATCCAACATTGCGCTTTTCCCACCCCATTGCAGTTAACCCGAACCTTGTTTCGTGCAGAATTTCTTCGGATGACGTCCGTATGACGTGTACAGGACGAATGACGTGGGAAACGTCTCGCACGATGGATCTTCCCGACGAACTGTAAGCAACCCGACACGAGTGACCTTTCTCACATTCACAGGCAGCGCCTCGACCCAACGACGAGATCGTCCGGTATCCTTGACTATTTTCGAACACAACGCTGTGTTTTTGTTCTTTCATccctttttctcttcctgCATTGTATCATCGTGATTAGTaccatgttgttgtcgctttCCTCAGTAACGAGCAAATGCCTGCGCCATCGCGGCATGACGTCTGCCTGGTCGGCGTTGACGAAGCCGACCTCCTTCCCTCTCCGCGTTCGGACCTTTGCGGCCTTTCCGGCGCCGCGCTTGTTCGACTACGACACCGTCACGTCCCATTTGTCCGTGGCGGACGCGATTGACGCAGTAGAGTCCGCCTTTGGCGCCCTCGCCAAGGGACAAGTCGACGTCCCCATGCCCATGCACATTGGCGTGGCCGAAACACCCACCGCCGGTCCGGGCGATTGTCACATCAAGGGCGGCTACGTCCTCGGCGCCCCCACCTTTACCGTCAAACTAGCCTGCGTCAGCTTCTACAAGAATCTGGAACAGGGATTGCCCGCCGGTTCGGGTTTGTTCtgcgtcgtcgacgccgtcacCGGAGCTCCGCTTGCCGTCCTCCAGGAAAATCGCTACATGACGGATCTCCGGACCGGCGCCGCCGGGGCCGTCGCGCTCAAACACACTACACTACCCGGACAAGAACTCCGGATTGGTTTCATTGGTGCCGGAGCGATTGCTAGGACTATGGCTCGGGCGAGTAAGGCCGTCCGACCCCATTTTACCGGGATGGTATACGGACTCGCCGGCGCCGACGACTTTGCTAACGACATGCACGACGAACTCGGACTCGACTTTACCGTGGCGGCCTCCGCTCGGGAATTGTGCGAATCCTGCAACGTCATTTACACGCAGACACCGGGAAGTGACACCGTCCTCGAGTTGGACTGGTTGCAACCCGGGACCACCATTATTGCGTCCGGTAGTGACCAACCGACCAAACAGGAAATTCCCAACGACGTACTCAAGGCCTCCAAGTATATTGCCGATCTCATCAAGCAAACTTCTAAAGTTGGGGAACTTCGCGGTGCTCTGCAGGCCGGTGTCATGACGGAAGCCGACGTACACGCCGAATTGGGACAAGTCGTCAACGGTGACAAGTCCGGACGGGAAGGGGACGAACTCATCGTGGTGGATTTGACCGGTACCGGTGCCCAGGATGCCGCCATTGGACAAGTCGCCTGGGACAAACTTCGCAACCTTTAAGAGCACAAAAGACAACAACGGAATCGTCCTTGACGCCCCCCACGGATGCTCCTTTGGTTTGACAAGAATATAACGTCGAATCGCGTGGAGCTCTACGGGGAAAGGTAGACGCCGGGCGAGCACGTCGGGGACCATGCCAGCGCCGACGCACGTGTAATTCTAACACACCAGCCCTTAATGCTTTCAGTAGACTTATGCTTTTGTTACGATTTTGAATGTGTTTACAAATAGCTTTGACGGGAGCACGAATGTGTTGTCGGACGCCAATGACGATACCTATCAACCACGTCCCACTCCAACCTGTACGTACTATATTCTGGCCACCTACCTTCCACGGCGTAAAAAGGAGCATCAACTTTCTGCCTATGCCTCTTGGAGATGAATTTCGTCAATCAAGACCGTAAACGTGTCGTTGGTCGGTGGAGCACACATCACGTATTCGTTAACAAAAGTGGTCGTCGGGTCGTTCTGCGAATCACCCTCGTTCGGGCGGACATCATCGTACATTGCCAACAGCACTTGTCCTGCTTGCGGGCGCACGCGAACACCGGTTTGTGGAAAGTGCAAGGCACCCACGTCGTCTTGAACAAAGACAAACAATGTGGCCACCGGCCGTCCTCCGGTCgcattcgtcgtcgtcggagagGATGCCGTGACGGACACAGCCAAGGAGCGAGATGTTTTGGTTGTAGTTGCCACTGCGCAGATTCCGTTCGGTGATTCCGATGCCGCGCAGGTGGAGTAGGTTGTTTCGCCGGTTCCTGCGGATGCCACTTGGTTGCTGTGGGTCTGCACGGTCAAATTGACATCACGGTAGCGAGGTTGATAGACTACCGCGTGCGATACCAACAATTCGAGTTTGCTCAACAGCTTTTTCACCGTAACTTCATCATTCTCAAGAGCGTCGCTGGCACCCATTTTCTGGCGGGTTGCAGATAGTAGCATTTCTGCCTCCGACGGAGTATACCAGTCGTTCGCGAGCAAAATGCGGCTCCCAATGTCCTTCGAGTCCTTGCGACCCTGAAATAGAACCTGGAGATCATACTTTTCCGTCCCTTCGAATGTTAGCGTTTCGTTAAAGCGCGCACGACTTGTTTCTAGCTTAGAGGTATCATTGCAAACATAATCGACCATCATGGAACCCATAGATTGTCGGATTTGGGCGTTAAAGGTAATTTCCTCCTGTTGTGCCTGGACTGTCGCTTCAATTTTGCCCTCAATGCATGCCATCAGCGCATCCAGTTGTTCCATACTAGAAAGGGACGAAGTAGGAGAATGATCGATCGCGCAGCCACTCAAGGCGTCCGCGGCCTTTTTTCGGGCTATCGTTTTGTGATCTTCACCGGTGACCAAAAAATCCTTGTCTACGGTGTAAACTACGAGTGCGAGTAGCGTGCAAGGTCACCGAAAGAGTGTCAGAAATCAGCAAGGAGTCCATGTCGAAAACTGCACATATAACTCGTTCATATTCCCACAACGTACTTTGGTCTTCGTTTCCGTTCACTTTGAAATATCCTTTCCGACAAAGTTGGCGTTTGCAAGGTTCCAATTCCTGAACTTCAAACGCGTGACCGACAAAGCTCGAGACTGCCGATTCTCCACCGTAAGGAACACCTTCTCCGTCAGTGTTGGAACCTGCCAAGACCCGTGTTTCGGGATGAATCCAATAGAAATCAAACTTGGCCCCTGCCTTGTTGGCAACGCGAATCTCTCGAGCCAGAGGATGACCATTCTTCCGACGCCGCCGGCGATCGTCAATCGTTACGCTCGCACAGCTGTGTGCCgccaacaacagcaaaagtgCCAAAAGGAGCAACGACTGATTCTCTAGTCTTTTACGAGATGTCATTTCCCTTTTGGATGCAACAATTGTATGAAACATTGGTGTTGTCATATGTATGGTAGAAAATAAGAGCCAAGGCATATTCGCATTTTTACCTCACGCCACACTCCGTTCGGTGCGTCGATCGCGCAACTGCTCGGAGTCATTTTTCGGGTTCATCGGAAACTGTTTCGGACGGGGGATAGACGCATAGTTGGAAACTACTTATGTAAGCATCGCTGTTAGGATCCTCATATACACTACGTTACTACAATCAATGCACAGTCCGCAAGACACGAATTCAAACAAATCGGATGGCTGTGGCGGCGATTGGAGCGAGTTGACACATTCTATCCTGGCTTGTTGTTCTGAATCTTATGAAAGCGGCTAGAATCAGatctagtgtctattctacttctgtgctcacctgaggaccagtcctcaggtgaggacacttttcagacctatggtaataaacaaagaaatcattattaaagaaagttaccgctaccgttgtcttcagcatgctctaaaacggcttggggtaaagtagcaagctttaatatcaaaaagtgacagagaaatgaccgtcaacggaaagttcatcgatttttttttcaaaattttttggcgggtaaaatggcttgtctggacgtcaatgaaatggccatTACATCTCCGATACTTGGTTTGAGTCATGTAAATTaggcttggtgcattgtCAGACATGCCAGTGAGGGATCCTAGACTTAgaattggagggaaggtgacggcaaaggcttgtcatgttgtgcatctgAGCGAGTGCGCACGGAGATATGGCGTCAACAAGCACTCcaagcggcttgttggaacggttctAGACGTCACGACCACCCCTGTATCCATTACAACCGGGCGTACCTCTACTTTGATAACAGCAgtttatgattttggagagagtttgttcaaggaaaaaACACTGAACATTCGGAGTGTAAAGGCATTTGTACCGCCAGAAGATGAAGGAATGTCCTTAATTGAGGAATTAGCAGCAGAGGCTTTGCaggcagcagaagcagacatggaaggcggaaacttgatggaagaaagtgtCGAAGCCCCGGTAGCCAAAATGGTTGAAACCCCGGCTGACATAGAGCCCgataccttggtcgacacagagcccaataccccggttgacacagagcccaatagcccggtagccgaaattgtcgagacCCCGGTTGACACTGATACCTCGGTTGACACAGAGTCCGAAAACCCGGTAGCCACAGTGCACCAAACAGAGTGGTatgtgaatgaaagaaaaacccgGCTGGATGTGAATGGCCATGTCTATGTTAGGCACTTCCATATCCGTACTTCAGTTGGTGACCTTATTGGTCAAGATTCTGACAATGGGGTGAGATTTTCGCGCCTCGAATATTTTCTGCTCATGTTTCCGCCGACCCAGCTGACTACTATGTGTCGGCTTACAAATACTCAGCTTGCACAGCGAAACAAGAATCCAATCACAACCGGAGAACTTCTTCGGTTCTTTGGAATGCTCATACTCACTACAAAGTTTGAGTTCAGTAGCCGGGCCCAACTATGGTCCACCACTGCACCCTCCAAGTACATTCCTGCCCCTTCATTTGGACGCACAGGAATGTCCCGGCAACGGTTTGACGATATCTGGAAATATATCCATTGGAGTGAACAATGTCCAGTCTGACCCGATGGTATGAGCACTCATGTTCACCGATGGCAACTTGTTGACGACTTTGTCACAAGGTTTAATGAGCATCGTAGCAAAAACTTTGTACCTTCCCATCTGATTTGCGTGGATGAATCTATCTCAAGATGGTATGGGCAGGGTGGGGATTGGATAAACCATGGTCTACCAAATTATATTGCAATTGATCGAAAGCCTGAGAATGGGTGCGAGATTCAAAACGCAGCGTGTGGACAATCCGGTATTATGCTTCGATTGAAACTTGTAAAGGGAAAGACGATAactgacgacgaagagggTGACGAGGAGGATGAGTATCTACCGCATGGTGCAAAGATTATCAAAGAACTTGTTCGTCCTTGGTGGGGGAGTGATCGGATTGTGTGTGCTGATTCTTATTTTGCCTCCGTTGTGACAGCTGTCGAGCTTAAGAGGATTGGCTTGAGATTCATTGGGGTTGTGAAGTCGGCAACGAGAAGATATCCAATGGCCTACCTTTCACAGTTGGAAATGACAAGTAGAggagaatggaaaggattggtgACAGACGGAATCTCGGATGGAAGTTGTGACCTGATGGCTTTTGTATGGGTGGACCGAGACCGTCGATATTTTatatcaacagcatccaatcTGAATAGAGGCTGGAATCCAGTTCGCTACCGGTGGAGACAGGTGGATACATCACCTGATGCAGACCCTGAGAGGGTGGAGATCAATATTGCGCAACCAGTTGCAGCAGAAGTGTATTATTCTTGTTGTGCAATGATTGACAGACATAACCGGAGTCGGCAggatacactgatgcttgaAAGAAAACTTGGCACATGGGATTGGTTGACACGAGTCAACTTATCaatttttggtatcattgtTGTGGACACATGGTTAGCCTACAGCcaatgtacaggaataggaaAGTCTGCTGgacgagaagaaaagcagaaggatttctACAGTGCCTTAGCCGAGGAGCTGGTGGACAACCAGTACGAtagtgttggaagtcgcaaagTTGGGGGGgatgagttggacaaggatagcCCAACCATCTCCAGAACTGGAGAGCCGCGATGTGGTCTCTCCGCACATCTAACAcccaccaaaagaaaaagaaagaacaaagatggtactattaaaaaccaaagacagcagggaaggtgtttggtgtgttccaagaagaccacatatgtttgctctgtatgcaaagatgttgagacaattgaaagcaaagaaccttggatttgctacacaacgggagggcagctatgctttgcCCAGCACTTGACtaccttgcatggtagttaaagactttatagtactaattggatacaagtaactcctagtagtcatggtaaaaatgtgtttcttaaccatcatagctaaatccctattatctgtatagttttgtactgtgtctacaggattgtCTACAagatttggcccatttaaTTAAATTTTTTTTGTcaattgaaggcaaagaaccatggatttgttacacaacgggagggcagccatgctttgcccaacatCTGACTACCTTacatggtagttaaagactttgtaGTATTaagtggatacaagtaactcctagtatttatggtaaaaatgtgttttgTAACCATCATAGCAAAATCCCGTTTacctgtatagttttgtaccgtgtctacaggatttggcccatttgtttctctttttttgcgtcctcagctgaggacaaatgcctgtctcagctgaggacaagggccggtagaatagacactagtTCGTATATAAACCTGGCTCTCAGTGTCATAGCTTTTTTTGAATGCAATTTAAAGTTTCGAAATATGTACTACTAACAACATCATCAAGACGAGGTCGTCTAGTCATTTACGTAAATGACAATGGTGAAGACAGCTACCTATATTGCTTAAAATCCTCAGTACGCATTTGATTCAGCCAAGCTTTGTGGTCTGCTGCTTCAAACAGCGCTTCCATAGAGTACACACCGACGTGCTTTTCCAATTTGGACTCCGATGTGACCACGTGAATGCGATTGCGGACACGGGATCGCAAGAAGACCTTGGCTATTTTGACAAATGTGTCCACCAGTAGCGGTGGACGTAAAATGCAACAGGCGGAGCAGCGCAAAGGGAAGCCGTCGTTGGTTGTTTCCGTCAAGCGTTTAATCAACGCTCGATCGAAGCCTCGGATACTGCCTTTCATATCGAGAATGAATATCCCGCCTTTGCGTTGCATTTCTTCATCTGCTAGGAGGGCCTTAGTGGCGGTATAGAAGAGACAACGCACAATACTATCGACTTTGTAGTCACTTTTTGGTCCCGTCCGAGAAGGGTCAATGAGCAGCACACGTCCATGGCCAGCCACGACACGAGTAAAACCGTACTTCAAAACGTGCATGTCTTCGGTTGTCAAGGCGCTGTTCGGTGCCTGTTCCGTCGCCTCCATCACGTCTGCTTCATCTTTGATTACCAATGGCAAAAAGGCATGGACCGGACCAAACAGGTTCACTCGATGCTTCCAGTATGTAGCGTACCGTTTCGCGGCACGTTTGGCGTCCAGCACTTCCGTCCGCAAAAACGAAACTTGAAACGATCGGTCGCTGGCGAGAGCGGGGCATTTGCGCATGGCCAAGTCAAGGCAATCTCGATCATAGGGAGACAGTAGCCTCAGTTCCACCTGCATCTCTTGCATGCGCTCCAATAGAATAGCCTCGGTTTCTTCCGGTTGAATCTGTTGGTCGTGACTGACGCCCATAGCTGTGTCTGTGTTCGggctgtttctttttcctggTAGAGTCGAAATATCATACGCGACTCTTTCGATTTTCTCGTCGAAGCTGACAGCGAGCGACGATTGCGATGAGTTTCGCTGTCAGTTAGCTAGAGTAAAGGTGTCGTTTCAAGGTTTACTGTCTCACAAAATGTTTTTTCGATGCGACCGAAATATagatgagctctacaaacgcaagaacgcgaatgatggaaatcgatgaactaataagatttatgactagtttgagaatcgtgattgagtttgtatgatgcagctgaatcgccaatgactgtttcatatggcgatgacttgtttgaaatgtaaacgggaaggctagaacgttcgtaggacgttaaagctctgtatgtaaccgtgataggttctttggtactatcaatcttgtcacaacggattgggagaatatcagtcttgtcacaacggatagggaaagatttagtaggcccaatggaattatcaacacgAAAACCCATTCCAAGGCTTGAAATTTGGAAAGTTGTGTTCATGATGGGGTTGGGCTGGGCTGGCTTCTTCACAATCAACGCTTTTGTAACTAGAATGTCTTTGGACAAAGTGCGACTCGACAAATATTCAATGAAACTACGTGGGACAGGAAAGTGACTCGGATGACTACGAGTCGGTCACTATCACGCATCAACGGTTGTCGGGGCATGTGAGAAAAGACGACGTCAGAGCTCACAATTTCAAAAATGCTGCTCTTTTGTATAGCGCATTGTCTGTATACCGTCGCGCTTCTATCAACATCGACAATCACGCCCATCGATTGCGTACGTACACCTCTCTTGAGCTACTATTGGTAAGGATCATTTCCTAGTGAACACATAACAGTCCACATACCGATCAAATAGGCGTCGAGACCTTGCCTGCATATTGGCGACCTTCAAGAACGAGAATGATGTATGCGCTGCTTTTTGCGTGTATGTCGGGCGCGACAGCACTCGTGGGTAAGTCGTTGACTGTTAATGAGACTAAAGTGACGATGAAAATGTCGGTTTGCCGTTAGGACTTGAATGCATTATGTCGGTACCCGACCCTTTCCGTTGCAGCAAAGGCCAACTCACGGTGTTCCTTCGAAATTTTCAGTCCGTACGCCAGCGACGAGGCTTTCTTTTCAGGAATTTCGAAAGACGCTGCCTAGCAATTTCAATGTTGTACAAAGCGGTGGCTGGTATGCGTTGGAGCAGACTGCGACAGCGAAACTAGCTGCAAGAAACTTTGCCAAGCTTCGACCCGATTTGCCGCCGACATTCGATGTCGAGGAGGTGCAAGGCGGTTGGTCCACAATGGAAACCTTAGCGGCCGACCCCAAAGGTGCTTTGGTCCAAATTGTAGCAAGTTTGAATCGGAAGGGCGAGACGGCAGCGACAGTTTCGGCTGATTATTTAGACGCTATACTGGCCTTGCTACGAGCTCAAGGGAAAGGTTTCGACTCGAATTTGGTAGACGGTGAATGGCTGTTGGTCATGCAAAAGCAAGGTTCCAAAAGTCCGCGTTTTCAAAAGCTAGTAGGCAAAGGTGAAAAACCGGGCAAATCCTATTCGGATTTTGATGTAGGACACGGTACATTCAGCGGAACAGTAAAACTGCTGAAAGGTCTCGGTCTGGTATCGAGTACGGTTCAGTACCGACCCGTTGCCGACAATTTCGACCGTACTACTGTTGGAGGAGGCCAGCCGGGCATCGTGTTGCGACGGATTTCTTGTGATATTGTAGACGCCTCCGTCAAGGTCTGGAAGCTGCCTAAACTTTCCCTGCGATTTTTGCGGAAAAAGGGTGGATACTTGGACTTTGTGTACCTCGATCGAGATCTACGAGTGACCACCGGGAATCGGGGAGGTGTATTTATACACGCGCGGCCCTCGTTTGTCACCACTATGCTGTCCTAAGTGGGTATAGACTTACAAATCACAAGCTACTCAAGTGCTAATATTGTAAATGAAACGCTTTATATCATGCTTGCCGGCTAGTTCGGTTTGGTTAAGGGTGCTGTATAGCCGTCATGGGCCCTGAAAAGTTGTCCTCCTAAATTATTTCGACATCAACGCTCGCCTTGTCATTTTGCAAATTTCCTTCAGAGATCAAAATTACCAACAAACGACGGCAACACAAGCGATAGATTCCGACACATGGTCGGTTCCTTCGCTCGCCCGTTTACGGACACTCTCCACAGACTTGTTGATAATATGAAGTGACGTCTTCTCCCGGCACATCCGTGGTATCCCATTCCCACGCGAGTGGGTAGTAGACGAAGGTGGTTCCCGATGGATCTCGTTCCAGGCGTGCCGCGTACACGTGTGTTGCGTTCCGTGGGTTGGAGGAAAATCGGGTTGGCGAACAAAACCAACGGCGACACGGATCGCGATCCAAATCGTCCGGGTCCGTAGCCCCTGGAGAGGGTTCCAAGAAGGACCACGGACTAGTGGTGTGCACACTGCTGTGGCGTTTCCTGCGTGGGTCGTAGACTTCGACCCAGTTGTGATTGCCTTGTCCGCGGTCCTGGTACCAAGATGCCGTACCGACAACACGCGCCGGGACGCCCACCACACGCAACGCGTTGACTAGCAGAATCGCAAATCCCGTGCAGGAGGCGTAGCCAAAAGCCAAGACCGACATGGGGTCGAAAATGAGCGGTGTTTGACCACTGACGAAAACGAGGCTTTCTTGTTCCGGCGGCGCTAAAACATGCCACAAGTGTGTATTGATGAGTTGGACTAGCTCTGGGATGGACCGGTTCATTGTGGCTTGGTAGAGAGATGTGGATGAGTTGAAGGATACGAGACCTGCTTGTTCCAATTTGGAGCGAATCAAGGGACGCCAATTGCTCCTTGCTTCGTTTGTATTGGCATAATTCAAAACATACTCTTGCCAAATGTGTCGAGGTAGGTTGTCGGTGGTGGGAAATAGTCGTTTCGTCTCCAGGGCGAGATCAATGGTCGGTCCAATCAAACCACCGGCTAGACCATCCGGCAACGTCT
This genomic interval carries:
- a CDS encoding predicted protein, which gives rise to MMWTTMVRRPTGPFGWGTPLWFSLIVTFALIRTFVSEIAIDDGNDLQCSCRSNATHIAWKGPIPVTVHSTLSTALNNTGAEQEYYFGTRQNPPLRAANDRALGLSKVSDGSCGCCHWETFAEAKYSAYIYLRRHIMAMDQPFLATLGFDTTNDRDDETLPDGLAGGLIGPTIDLALETKRLFPTTDNLPRHIWQEYVLNYANTNEARSNWRPLIRSKLEQAGLVSFNSSTSLYQATMNRSIPELVQLINTHLWHVLAPPEQESLVFVSGQTPLIFDPMSVLAFGYASCTGFAILLVNALRVVGVPARVVGTASWYQDRGQGNHNWVEVYDPRRKRHSSVHTTSPWSFLEPSPGATDPDDLDRDPCRRWFCSPTRFSSNPRNATHVYAARLERDPSGTTFVYYPLAWEWDTTDVPGEDVTSYYQQVCGECP
- a CDS encoding predicted protein, which produces MMYALLFACMSGATALVVRTPATRLSFQEFRKTLPSNFNVVQSGGWYALEQTATAKLAARNFAKLRPDLPPTFDVEEVQGGWSTMETLAADPKGALVQIVASLNRKGETAATVSADYLDAILALLRAQGKGFDSNLVDGEWLLVMQKQGSKSPRFQKLVGKGEKPGKSYSDFDVGHGTFSGTVKLLKGLGLVSSTVQYRPVADNFDRTTVGGGQPGIVLRRISCDIVDASVKVWKLPKLSLRFLRKKGGYLDFVYLDRDLRVTTGNRGGVFIHARPSFVTTMLS